In a genomic window of Methanogenium sp. S4BF:
- a CDS encoding tRNA(Ile2) 2-agmatinylcytidine synthetase yields MEVFTPDEIQKRFGRLFSQRLLVMVDEEAGRAEILEECRCRGSIEWDVMNRKRAGGAVTGITVEGTSMTMQAKIGHYPARFGPADQELGGQALEGVEIRGDEVVTSWAGIAGAGVGVAACLPQAPGVIRTEYDSADDLKIGGARINRSRIVTPRYEKVTIGIDDTDTKEEGATWVLASQCAEACPIEGVQYLNMRLIQLNPKVPNKTTNCVGSALNFAVRPDKTQELLAYVRDFIQMHAVSNDTGIAVYRGIGLPEESPYQTKVKTEVLNQEECEAEAARLGITYIDTCAGKGRIGALGAVLWANKGIEAAGLYGEHL; encoded by the coding sequence ATGGAAGTATTCACACCTGACGAGATACAGAAACGGTTCGGGCGCCTTTTTTCCCAGCGCCTGCTGGTGATGGTGGATGAAGAGGCAGGACGGGCAGAGATCCTTGAAGAATGCCGGTGCCGCGGCTCCATTGAATGGGATGTAATGAACCGGAAACGTGCCGGCGGTGCTGTCACCGGCATCACGGTTGAAGGCACATCAATGACCATGCAGGCAAAAATTGGCCATTATCCTGCCCGTTTCGGCCCGGCTGACCAGGAACTGGGCGGTCAGGCACTCGAGGGTGTGGAGATACGCGGGGACGAGGTTGTCACGTCCTGGGCAGGCATCGCCGGCGCCGGTGTTGGTGTGGCGGCATGCCTCCCGCAGGCACCCGGGGTTATTCGGACGGAATATGATTCCGCAGATGACCTGAAGATAGGGGGTGCCCGAATCAACCGGTCCCGCATTGTCACCCCCCGATATGAGAAGGTCACCATCGGCATCGATGATACGGATACCAAAGAGGAAGGGGCGACATGGGTGCTTGCAAGCCAGTGCGCCGAGGCATGCCCGATAGAAGGCGTACAATACCTGAATATGCGCCTCATCCAGCTGAACCCAAAGGTCCCGAACAAAACGACCAACTGTGTCGGTTCGGCCCTGAACTTTGCGGTGCGTCCGGATAAAACACAGGAGCTGCTTGCCTATGTGCGGGACTTCATCCAGATGCACGCCGTCAGTAATGACACCGGTATCGCAGTCTACCGCGGCATCGGCCTTCCGGAGGAGTCACCCTACCAGACGAAAGTAAAGACCGAGGTCTTAAATCAGGAGGAATGCGAGGCAGAGGCGGCACGGCTTGGGATCACCTATATCGACACCTGTGCAGGAAAGGGGCGAATCGGGGCACTCGGCGCAGTGCTCTGGGCAAACAAAGGCATTGAAGCGGCCGGACTCTATGGCGAACATCTCTGA
- the mmp11 gene encoding methanogenesis marker protein 11, producing MANISDPYSIRYPEICAVADSDGTTVELIEEFACVGGAMWAGHNYRKSPLVQSVRMVGNTQRFLLSAGETNLALEGSYFPAGIAGVDVTENEIGITYRGVGGGGVGATVCRAAAAGVIRSTSDPCGGGREAGAQIWLPRRERVIIGVDDTDTPEEGATWTLAHNIAEAVQTPETRYISHTIVQLFPVPYRTKNCVGVACEFATTEPEQLVTAFEEMLRKYTLSDETGMAVFRGFSPAPLTEYGWKVKRGEVTRDDLNAIREHIEIRLDGRGIIGAAAAIPFATRYKEALSICTGEP from the coding sequence ATGGCGAACATCTCTGACCCCTATTCCATCCGGTATCCGGAGATCTGCGCAGTCGCGGATAGTGACGGCACCACCGTTGAACTGATCGAAGAGTTTGCATGCGTCGGCGGGGCGATGTGGGCAGGCCACAATTACCGGAAGAGCCCTCTTGTGCAGTCGGTCCGCATGGTCGGCAACACCCAGCGCTTCCTGCTCTCTGCAGGAGAGACAAACCTCGCTCTGGAAGGCTCCTACTTCCCGGCCGGCATTGCCGGGGTGGATGTCACGGAAAATGAGATAGGCATCACCTACCGCGGCGTGGGCGGCGGCGGTGTGGGGGCCACGGTCTGCCGGGCAGCGGCGGCAGGCGTCATCCGCTCAACAAGCGACCCCTGCGGCGGCGGGCGTGAAGCGGGTGCCCAAATCTGGCTTCCCCGGCGTGAGCGCGTCATCATCGGCGTGGATGACACCGATACCCCTGAGGAGGGGGCCACCTGGACGCTTGCCCATAACATCGCTGAGGCGGTGCAGACACCGGAGACACGCTATATCTCCCATACCATTGTCCAGCTCTTTCCGGTGCCCTACCGGACCAAAAACTGCGTTGGTGTGGCATGTGAGTTCGCCACCACCGAACCCGAACAGCTGGTGACTGCATTTGAGGAGATGCTCCGGAAATATACCCTCTCGGATGAGACGGGCATGGCTGTATTCCGCGGCTTCTCCCCTGCACCCCTCACTGAATATGGGTGGAAGGTGAAACGCGGAGAGGTCACCCGGGATGACCTGAATGCGATTCGTGAGCATATCGAAATCCGCCTTGACGGGCGGGGCATCATCGGTGCTGCAGCGGCCATCCCGTTTGCAACCCGGTACAAAGAGGCGCTGTCCATATGCACTGGGGAGCCCTGA
- a CDS encoding radical SAM protein, which yields MHWGALKARILAYGTVRPTGAYRFCPEQSTAGPGAGGSGSVFFTTAHGRIRLTISEHSPLTLTADADGAARLTGPGIDVAGYIEEPVYHCPRQAYITLSEGCIFSCRYCAVPALAGRIKTAEEVTAMIAAAADEIDAISLTSGVIGSVEDDEERAVAMVHAVAGFGIPVGVSIYPLPGTPRRLKDAGACEVKFNIEAATPALFREMCPGLDYEGTWSVLEESVSVFGRNRVFSNVILGLGETDAEMMACICRLTDIGVIPVIRPLNPSPNLPGLLRPSAERILKIAEFAAEELKKAGLDPTQAKTMCTLCGGCDLVPGKDLVNHTPRHDANGEACLAAALRAAADRFYTVPGYPVTTLAEACGAVCTVNEKVALEYALGDAISGRRACVILKNVGLNACMDPLMNAAVQGLSAGLVIVVGDDTEVSGSQNAQDSRCIGRVAEAPTFAPAADDLAVVAEAAFQASEQFSRIALVRVTPAVLAAAAAGTPPARADHKGTIADSSLTMRGRAEAAEIRHSEMVRWAQERPVPALVYPPHQGPVPSCSTVAPPAGAPETMQSRGFARTFCRNCPYIPLLQVMRDEGLHPVLDIGCGLLAKNPPWEVGSAGYGLGSAPAVAATSTGVALMGDYALMHSGLSALADIREKELDVLVVIVENGVLGMTGKQAAPEILPYISWAAPVIVNAADREAVRAALVREEKLKCVIIRGRCPGGEEHETVEC from the coding sequence ATGCACTGGGGAGCCCTGAAAGCCCGGATTCTCGCATACGGAACCGTGCGGCCCACCGGGGCCTACCGGTTCTGTCCGGAACAGTCTACCGCAGGCCCGGGGGCAGGCGGCAGTGGTTCCGTCTTTTTTACAACTGCTCATGGCCGTATCCGGCTCACTATCAGTGAACATTCACCCCTTACCCTGACCGCGGATGCAGACGGCGCCGCCCGCCTTACCGGACCGGGAATTGACGTTGCCGGATACATCGAGGAGCCCGTATACCACTGCCCCCGGCAGGCATACATCACCCTCTCAGAGGGGTGCATCTTCTCCTGCCGCTACTGTGCGGTGCCCGCTCTCGCGGGACGGATCAAGACGGCAGAGGAGGTCACCGCCATGATTGCAGCAGCGGCAGATGAAATTGATGCAATATCCCTCACGAGCGGAGTCATCGGCTCCGTTGAGGATGACGAGGAACGGGCCGTTGCCATGGTGCATGCGGTGGCAGGGTTCGGCATTCCGGTGGGCGTCTCCATCTATCCCCTGCCCGGCACCCCCCGACGACTCAAAGACGCCGGGGCCTGTGAAGTGAAGTTCAATATTGAGGCGGCAACACCGGCCCTCTTCCGGGAGATGTGCCCCGGACTGGACTATGAAGGCACCTGGTCAGTACTGGAAGAATCCGTTTCCGTATTCGGCAGAAACCGGGTCTTCTCCAATGTGATCCTCGGGCTGGGAGAGACCGATGCAGAGATGATGGCATGCATCTGCCGCCTCACAGACATCGGGGTGATTCCTGTCATCCGCCCCCTGAATCCCTCCCCGAACCTCCCGGGACTTCTCCGCCCATCTGCGGAGCGCATTCTCAAGATTGCGGAATTTGCCGCAGAAGAACTGAAAAAAGCCGGCCTTGACCCCACACAGGCGAAGACGATGTGCACCCTGTGCGGCGGATGTGATCTCGTGCCTGGGAAGGATCTTGTGAACCACACCCCGCGGCACGACGCAAACGGGGAGGCATGCCTCGCCGCTGCCCTCCGGGCGGCAGCAGACCGTTTCTACACGGTGCCGGGATACCCCGTGACCACCCTGGCGGAGGCCTGCGGAGCGGTATGCACGGTAAACGAGAAAGTCGCCCTCGAGTATGCACTCGGGGACGCCATCTCCGGCCGCCGGGCCTGCGTAATTCTGAAGAATGTCGGCCTGAACGCCTGCATGGACCCCCTGATGAACGCCGCCGTGCAGGGCCTCTCTGCGGGGCTTGTCATCGTCGTGGGGGATGACACGGAGGTTTCCGGGTCACAGAATGCACAGGACTCCCGCTGTATCGGAAGGGTGGCGGAAGCCCCGACATTCGCCCCGGCGGCAGATGACCTTGCCGTGGTGGCAGAGGCGGCATTTCAGGCCTCTGAACAATTCTCCCGCATCGCACTGGTGCGGGTGACACCGGCCGTTCTTGCAGCAGCGGCGGCCGGCACCCCGCCGGCACGGGCCGACCACAAGGGAACCATTGCAGATTCGTCACTCACCATGCGGGGGCGGGCTGAGGCAGCAGAGATACGGCACAGCGAGATGGTGCGGTGGGCACAGGAGCGTCCCGTCCCTGCCCTCGTCTATCCCCCGCACCAGGGACCGGTGCCGTCCTGTTCAACAGTTGCCCCTCCGGCAGGAGCCCCCGAGACGATGCAGTCACGCGGGTTTGCCCGCACCTTCTGCAGAAACTGCCCGTACATCCCCCTCCTGCAGGTAATGCGGGATGAAGGACTGCATCCGGTGCTCGACATCGGCTGCGGCCTCCTTGCCAAAAACCCGCCATGGGAGGTGGGCTCTGCCGGATACGGGCTGGGTTCAGCACCTGCGGTGGCGGCAACGAGTACCGGCGTGGCACTGATGGGGGACTATGCACTGATGCACTCCGGGCTGAGCGCCCTTGCAGACATCCGGGAGAAAGAGTTGGACGTTCTTGTTGTGATCGTGGAAAACGGCGTTCTGGGTATGACCGGGAAACAGGCAGCGCCGGAAATCCTGCCCTATATCAGCTGGGCGGCACCGGTGATTGTGAATGCCGCTGACCGTGAGGCCGTCCGTGCCGCACTGGTGCGGGAAGAGAAGCTGAAATGCGTGATTATCCGGGGCCGGTGCCCCGGGGGAGAGGAACATGAAACCGTGGAATGTTGA
- a CDS encoding homocitrate synthase family protein has product MKPWNVEICDVTLRDGEQTPGVSFTCEEKMAIASLLDETGVEVIEAGFPVVSENEHRCVKEICRMGLDARICCLARALPGDIDAAIECGVELVSIFIATSELHMRIKYRCSADEMLERALGMVDYAHDHGIAVRFAAEDGSRTDPAFLRKMYAAGAERGAEYSGFADTLGCLTPVEMMRFMEHTGSKISNKLAVHCHNDLGCATANTITAAEYGAFQLHTTVNGIGERTGNARLEEVLALLRLKGGVERYDLTRIPELSSMVERYSGITMMDTKPVVGKNAFSHESGIHIAAMLEDPETYEYLRPETVGRQRQYILGKHTGKKAIEHVIASKGCALSQEQVHWVLCQVKDISEGKCRITDDVLMALLREAQDQGDA; this is encoded by the coding sequence ATGAAACCGTGGAATGTTGAGATCTGTGATGTGACACTCCGTGATGGTGAACAGACACCCGGCGTGTCATTTACCTGTGAAGAGAAGATGGCAATCGCCTCACTGCTGGATGAAACCGGAGTAGAGGTAATTGAAGCCGGTTTTCCGGTGGTATCAGAGAATGAGCACCGGTGCGTAAAGGAGATCTGCAGAATGGGGCTGGACGCCCGGATCTGCTGTCTGGCACGTGCCCTCCCCGGCGATATCGATGCGGCCATCGAATGCGGGGTGGAGCTGGTGAGCATCTTTATTGCGACATCCGAACTGCATATGCGGATAAAATACCGCTGTTCAGCCGATGAGATGCTGGAGCGGGCCCTCGGAATGGTCGATTATGCCCATGACCATGGGATCGCCGTCCGTTTCGCAGCAGAGGACGGCTCCCGCACGGACCCTGCCTTTCTGCGGAAGATGTATGCGGCAGGAGCGGAGCGTGGTGCAGAGTATTCAGGATTTGCCGATACACTCGGGTGCCTGACACCGGTTGAAATGATGCGGTTTATGGAGCATACCGGCAGTAAAATATCGAACAAGCTCGCGGTCCACTGCCACAACGACCTCGGCTGTGCCACCGCAAATACGATCACAGCAGCAGAATACGGCGCATTTCAGCTGCATACTACGGTTAACGGCATCGGAGAGCGGACCGGCAACGCCCGGCTCGAAGAGGTGCTCGCCCTCCTCCGGCTGAAAGGAGGCGTGGAGCGCTATGATCTCACCCGTATCCCCGAACTCTCTTCGATGGTGGAACGCTACAGCGGCATTACGATGATGGACACGAAACCGGTGGTGGGGAAGAATGCCTTCTCCCACGAAAGCGGCATCCATATCGCAGCGATGCTCGAAGATCCGGAGACATATGAATATCTCCGTCCGGAGACGGTGGGCAGGCAGCGGCAGTATATCCTCGGCAAACACACCGGAAAAAAGGCTATCGAACATGTGATCGCCTCAAAGGGATGCGCCCTCTCTCAGGAACAGGTGCACTGGGTGCTCTGCCAGGTAAAGGATATCTCTGAAGGGAAATGCAGAATCACCGACGATGTCCTCATGGCACTGCTGCGTGAGGCACAGGATCAGGGGGATGCATGA
- a CDS encoding aconitase/3-isopropylmalate dehydratase large subunit family protein produces MSTLSERILGGPAGTYVDRAVDRAFAHDGTGVLAMEAYRQMGNPKPARPETVSIIYDHIAPANTSQTATLQNELREFAAEKGFALTDVGGGICHQLMSEGRVLPGEVVVGADSHSCTTGAFGAFSTGVGATDMAAIWAEGSTWFRVPETISVNLTGCLPAWCEPKDIVLTVTGTIGMDGGTYRALEYTGDGADALSMAGRLTLSNMAVECGAKAGLFYADKTTQEYLARYGHSVERQEPEEGTYCRELSVDLADAEPVLSVPHRVDTVAPVTDYAGTPLDQVFVGTCTNGRYEDLERFARIVRGQQVACRTIVVPASRAIMQQAAETGILAEIIAAGCIVGPPGCGPCLGMHMGVLGEGETALSTANRNFKNRMGIGAEYYLGSVATAAASALKGEITSPEGAI; encoded by the coding sequence ATGAGCACACTCTCCGAACGCATCCTTGGCGGCCCTGCCGGCACCTATGTGGACCGGGCTGTGGACCGGGCGTTTGCCCACGACGGTACCGGCGTGCTTGCAATGGAGGCATACCGCCAGATGGGGAACCCGAAACCGGCACGCCCGGAGACTGTCTCCATCATCTACGATCACATCGCCCCCGCAAACACCTCACAGACGGCCACCCTCCAGAATGAGCTCAGGGAATTTGCCGCGGAAAAAGGGTTTGCCCTCACCGACGTCGGCGGCGGCATCTGCCACCAGCTGATGAGCGAAGGACGGGTGCTGCCCGGTGAAGTAGTCGTGGGGGCCGACTCCCACTCCTGCACGACGGGTGCCTTCGGGGCCTTCTCCACCGGCGTGGGGGCAACCGATATGGCAGCCATCTGGGCAGAGGGGAGCACCTGGTTCCGCGTCCCGGAGACGATATCTGTCAACCTCACCGGCTGCCTGCCCGCATGGTGCGAGCCAAAAGACATCGTCCTGACGGTCACCGGCACAATTGGCATGGACGGCGGCACCTACCGTGCGCTGGAATACACCGGCGACGGTGCCGATGCCCTTTCGATGGCAGGCCGGCTCACGCTCTCCAACATGGCAGTGGAGTGCGGTGCAAAGGCAGGCCTCTTCTATGCGGACAAAACAACACAGGAATACCTCGCCCGGTACGGCCACAGCGTGGAACGGCAGGAGCCGGAAGAGGGCACCTACTGCCGTGAACTCTCCGTCGACCTTGCCGACGCAGAACCCGTCCTCTCAGTGCCGCACCGGGTGGATACCGTGGCACCGGTGACAGATTATGCAGGTACCCCTCTCGATCAGGTCTTTGTCGGCACCTGCACGAACGGCCGGTATGAGGATCTGGAGCGCTTTGCCCGCATCGTCCGCGGACAGCAGGTGGCGTGCCGCACGATCGTCGTCCCGGCATCCCGTGCCATCATGCAGCAGGCAGCAGAGACCGGCATCCTCGCAGAGATCATCGCTGCCGGATGCATAGTCGGCCCGCCGGGCTGCGGCCCCTGCCTCGGGATGCATATGGGTGTTCTCGGGGAAGGGGAAACCGCCCTCTCGACTGCCAACCGCAACTTCAAAAACCGGATGGGCATCGGGGCAGAATATTATCTCGGGTCGGTGGCAACGGCGGCGGCGAGTGCGCTGAAAGGTGAAATCACCTCACCGGAGGGCGCCATATGA
- a CDS encoding 3-isopropylmalate dehydratase, translating to MTLSGHAVCIGADIDTDLVIAGRYLRTKDTSVWAEHVFEDLDPTLAPRLKGAVIVAGNNMGCGSSREQAPVAIREAGAIAVIAPSFARIFFRNAINVGLPVIECDSLVCGEGSTVTISLEEGWVEANGVRHPIRPLSGRMQEILAAGGLVPYWRNR from the coding sequence ATGACGCTCTCCGGCCATGCTGTCTGTATCGGAGCAGACATCGACACCGACCTTGTGATCGCCGGCCGGTACCTCCGGACGAAAGACACCTCGGTCTGGGCGGAGCATGTCTTCGAAGACCTCGACCCGACGCTTGCCCCCCGGCTAAAGGGCGCAGTCATCGTGGCAGGCAATAATATGGGGTGCGGATCATCACGCGAACAGGCGCCGGTCGCCATACGGGAGGCTGGTGCCATCGCAGTCATCGCCCCCTCGTTTGCCCGGATCTTCTTTAGGAATGCAATTAACGTGGGCCTCCCGGTCATCGAGTGCGACAGCCTCGTCTGCGGCGAAGGCAGCACCGTCACCATCTCACTGGAGGAGGGATGGGTTGAAGCGAACGGCGTGCGTCACCCGATCCGCCCCCTTTCCGGCAGGATGCAGGAGATTCTTGCTGCAGGCGGACTCGTTCCATACTGGAGAAACCGATGA
- a CDS encoding isocitrate/isopropylmalate family dehydrogenase, with amino-acid sequence MTAIAVAEGDGIGQEVIPVAQDVLALLHPEYEYYPVEIGYGKWMKTGEACTADDIALLRDADAILFGAVTTPPASDYRSVVLQIRKELDLYANLRPVQGNGVDIMVVRENTEGLYSGVEWQEEDRACTLRIITRKGSERIARAACRIARERKNRLTIGNKANVIKSDAFFRDICIRTAEEEGVPYTTAFIDALTLDVLIHPDRYDVIVTTNIFGDILSDAAAYLVGGLGMLPSANIGDRHALFEPVHGSAPDIAGQGIANPVAAVRSAAMLLSHRGDTAGAAHIEEAIRLTAEAGITTRDSGGTATTAESGAAIIAALTRLME; translated from the coding sequence ATGACCGCGATTGCAGTCGCCGAGGGCGACGGCATCGGGCAGGAGGTCATCCCGGTGGCACAGGACGTCCTTGCACTGCTCCACCCGGAGTATGAATACTATCCTGTGGAGATTGGCTATGGAAAGTGGATGAAGACCGGAGAGGCATGCACCGCAGATGACATCGCCCTCCTGCGTGATGCAGACGCCATCCTCTTCGGAGCGGTGACCACCCCGCCTGCGTCCGATTACCGCAGTGTCGTCCTGCAGATACGAAAAGAGCTGGACCTCTATGCCAACCTCCGCCCGGTACAGGGAAACGGGGTGGACATCATGGTCGTGCGGGAGAACACTGAAGGACTCTATTCCGGCGTCGAATGGCAGGAGGAAGACCGCGCCTGCACCCTGCGGATCATCACCCGGAAGGGGAGCGAACGGATTGCCCGGGCCGCCTGCAGGATTGCACGGGAGCGGAAGAACCGGTTGACCATCGGGAACAAGGCAAATGTCATCAAATCAGACGCCTTCTTCCGGGACATATGCATCCGGACAGCAGAGGAAGAGGGCGTCCCGTACACCACCGCCTTCATCGACGCCCTGACCCTCGATGTCCTCATACACCCGGACCGCTATGATGTCATCGTCACCACGAACATCTTCGGTGACATCCTCTCTGATGCGGCCGCATATCTGGTGGGAGGACTGGGGATGCTCCCCAGCGCAAATATCGGAGACCGGCATGCACTCTTTGAGCCCGTCCACGGGAGTGCCCCTGATATTGCCGGACAGGGCATCGCAAACCCGGTCGCCGCTGTCCGGTCAGCAGCGATGCTGCTATCCCATCGGGGAGATACAGCCGGGGCAGCCCATATAGAAGAGGCCATCAGGCTGACCGCTGAAGCCGGCATCACGACGCGGGATAGCGGCGGAACGGCCACCACCGCAGAGTCAGGTGCCGCGATCATCGCCGCCCTTACCCGGCTGATGGAATAG
- a CDS encoding deoxyribonuclease IV has protein sequence MITIGCHVSIAGSLAQAVSRAKERTCTTFQIFTSNPRGWKTKPLTEEDAAAFRLAVAESGIAPVVAHMPYLPNPATPRADVREKTVAAIEGEVERCRMLGIPYLVTHLGSSLGSDAAAARERAITAIGRGADASEGEVMILLENTAGTKNSIGTTFEEIAALMEGVGRQGPVGVCFDTCHAFAAGCDLRTAEATDAVVKHLDAVIGLSRLKVIHLNDTISELDGRRDRHEHIGLGRIGVEGIRSVVTHPALHDLPFICETPVDDRRDDYGNIACVRKIAGE, from the coding sequence ATGATCACGATCGGATGTCACGTCTCCATCGCCGGGTCGCTTGCACAGGCCGTGTCCCGAGCAAAGGAGCGCACCTGCACCACCTTCCAGATATTTACCTCCAACCCCCGCGGCTGGAAGACAAAACCACTTACAGAAGAGGACGCCGCGGCCTTCCGGCTGGCCGTAGCAGAGAGCGGCATCGCCCCTGTTGTCGCCCACATGCCCTACCTCCCCAACCCCGCCACTCCCCGGGCAGATGTGCGGGAGAAGACGGTGGCAGCGATAGAAGGAGAAGTGGAGCGCTGCCGGATGCTGGGCATCCCCTATCTGGTCACCCATCTGGGCAGCAGCCTCGGCAGTGACGCTGCTGCGGCACGGGAACGGGCCATCACCGCGATCGGCAGGGGAGCGGATGCCTCTGAAGGAGAGGTGATGATTCTCCTTGAGAATACGGCCGGGACAAAGAACAGCATCGGCACCACCTTTGAAGAGATCGCCGCCCTCATGGAGGGAGTCGGGCGACAGGGACCTGTCGGCGTCTGTTTTGACACCTGCCACGCATTTGCGGCAGGCTGTGATCTCAGGACCGCAGAAGCCACAGACGCCGTCGTGAAGCATTTGGATGCCGTTATCGGCCTCTCCCGCCTGAAGGTCATCCATCTCAATGACACCATATCCGAACTTGACGGAAGGCGTGATCGCCACGAGCATATCGGCCTCGGCAGAATCGGTGTGGAAGGCATCCGGTCGGTGGTCACTCATCCGGCGCTGCATGACCTCCCGTTCATCTGTGAGACACCGGTAGACGACCGCAGGGACGACTACGGCAATATTGCCTGCGTCCGGAAAATAGCGGGAGAATAG
- the endA gene encoding tRNA-intron lyase: MKAIRDGTSVVLGIDGHMLYDQSGYGRKTDDGLILSPEEALYLVLKTKIIVTGETFESLITEFSSLSGFMRRFLVYRDMRERGYVILPGPHDFRVFRRGERPGTGRTNYLIRVLSERDLITFRELADEVASASHMRKQFVLAAVDDEDELTYYDVKTEPLKEAGPAPEISPINAIRAGNSVITQDTAAFPDQSWFGTKLDNTRLMLSPMETLYLLDEGCLTISGEENGAAIRKDIPVEDAEWKEKSQVYAYLRTRGHTPRTAYKFGHHFRVYSGEKKHSELLVHALPADASLPMSVISRSVRLAHSVRKKMLFACTEQNGIEFIEFARIKL; the protein is encoded by the coding sequence GTGAAGGCGATACGGGACGGCACCTCGGTGGTGCTCGGAATAGACGGACATATGCTGTATGACCAGAGCGGATATGGCCGGAAGACAGACGACGGGCTCATTCTATCTCCGGAAGAGGCCCTCTACCTGGTGCTGAAGACGAAGATCATCGTCACCGGTGAGACATTTGAGTCACTGATAACGGAATTTTCATCCCTGTCCGGATTTATGCGGCGGTTTCTGGTCTACCGGGACATGCGGGAGCGCGGGTATGTTATTCTGCCCGGCCCCCATGACTTCCGGGTCTTCCGGCGGGGAGAGAGACCAGGAACCGGGAGAACAAATTATCTCATCCGTGTGCTCTCCGAGCGCGATCTCATTACTTTCCGTGAACTCGCAGATGAGGTGGCCTCAGCGTCGCATATGCGCAAACAGTTTGTGCTTGCCGCAGTCGATGACGAGGATGAACTCACCTACTATGATGTGAAGACCGAACCCCTGAAAGAAGCAGGCCCGGCACCGGAGATTTCCCCGATAAATGCCATTCGTGCAGGAAATTCCGTCATCACCCAGGACACCGCCGCATTCCCCGACCAGTCGTGGTTTGGGACAAAACTTGACAATACCCGCCTGATGCTCTCCCCGATGGAGACCCTGTACCTGCTTGACGAGGGGTGTCTCACCATCTCAGGAGAAGAGAACGGGGCTGCCATCCGAAAGGACATACCGGTAGAGGACGCGGAATGGAAAGAGAAGTCCCAGGTCTATGCATACCTGCGCACCCGCGGCCACACCCCCCGTACCGCCTATAAATTCGGCCATCACTTCCGTGTCTACTCCGGAGAGAAGAAGCACTCAGAACTCCTGGTCCACGCCCTTCCTGCTGATGCGTCCCTCCCGATGAGCGTGATCTCTCGTTCGGTGCGGCTTGCACACAGCGTGCGGAAGAAGATGCTTTTTGCATGTACCGAACAAAATGGTATTGAATTCATTGAATTTGCACGAATTAAATTGTGA